The following coding sequences are from one Capsicum annuum cultivar UCD-10X-F1 chromosome 3, UCD10Xv1.1, whole genome shotgun sequence window:
- the LOC107864340 gene encoding uncharacterized protein LOC107864340 isoform X1 has translation MTLVFHPQNILFPNSCWRKKNSKGFRRLQIVNAQNYKKKCLRCNTFYEDKDNSPIACSFHGHTNGDKGLFSLAPPHQGIDGEWSDESGVIVYKWNDKDNRPNTGRENWKKRWSCCAEYDENALPCRQGWHVSYDDGFTLY, from the exons ATGACTCTggtttttcatcctcaaaatataTTATTCCCAAATTCTtgttggagaaaaaaaaattctaaaggaTTTAGAAGATTACAAATTGTGAATGCCCAAAATTATAAGAAGAAATGCTTGAGGTGCAATACTTTTTATGAAGACAAAGATAATTCCCCCATTGCATGCTCTTTCCATGGCCACACAAATG GAGATAAAGGACTATTTTCCCTGGCACCACCCCACCAAGGAATCGATGGAGAATGGAGCGATGAATCTGGAGTAATCGTCTACAAATGGAACGACAAAGATAACAGGCCGAATACAGGAAGAGAAAATTGGAAAAAGAGATGGAGTTGCTGTGCTGAATATGATGAAAATGCTCTACCTTGTAGGCAAGGATGgcatgtttcgtatgatgatggTTTCACATTATATTAG
- the LOC107864340 gene encoding uncharacterized protein LOC107864340 isoform X2 gives MKTKIIPPLHALSMATQMEHLHLMISGDKGLFSLAPPHQGIDGEWSDESGVIVYKWNDKDNRPNTGRENWKKRWSCCAEYDENALPCRQGWHVSYDDGFTLY, from the exons ATGAAGACAAAGATAATTCCCCCATTGCATGCTCTTTCCATGGCCACACAAATG GAACATTTGCATTTGATGATCTCAGGAGATAAAGGACTATTTTCCCTGGCACCACCCCACCAAGGAATCGATGGAGAATGGAGCGATGAATCTGGAGTAATCGTCTACAAATGGAACGACAAAGATAACAGGCCGAATACAGGAAGAGAAAATTGGAAAAAGAGATGGAGTTGCTGTGCTGAATATGATGAAAATGCTCTACCTTGTAGGCAAGGATGgcatgtttcgtatgatgatggTTTCACATTATATTAG